One window of the Choristoneura fumiferana chromosome 18, NRCan_CFum_1, whole genome shotgun sequence genome contains the following:
- the LOC141437796 gene encoding probable RNA helicase armi: protein MFTYIFSFFNKFFAKQSVDEDEEQTKENFLAEQLLDIEILKEEQVETETVNREIPRNVACFQRTGLVTFVSDENYILIDGQLYFDLSAYSISCQVNDKVLYLCYKDDNDSIIVVRVLENQGIFWGDSMDTEENQFQVIEHVIIGEVDFRQERLVYMKDSDLKFDLDDVEAGFIPMKGDWLELRCSIQWRDDKPADISAAQVLKVISLKPLRSKVKSAVVTSCSGDAGICDRQFFFNRQSLQNGTIPNVGAKVMVEAIESNQGACTWRVIKMIITDNQITQNNTEHQTSEENITLDLERDKKLLVTHPLKFENVNIHQTANITLDFTNNSDQTYFINKWIMLSKKRDSQIGVKPNLNRPFKLFPGRTFSFTITCYPKFLGSTKECLIIMLNGFQVKRYIDINIVSDSVAQLKCNTNNADSGIKSEVDKINIMKDVRKNREKSFIPGVRPVKPPNFIPVKVGAFPIPDRVWAAVLGDSEQAIYGNDYDKILDRLETALPCLCQELTVSNYLDRWHTLLYMEEIQANINMRVYDMSKVFLIHCQEYLGIEIKGLCERRPSLIKGDRVIVKDTWSVDSTQYEGYIHAIRGDLVLLKFNPQFHETYSGSDVSVEFHFNRSPSRRAHQAINLAISNLGPDILFPTRIVSRPLQVSASEVSNLQWYNQKLNPGQKAAVTNILSGECRPMPYCIYGPPGTGKTITVIETILQIISVFPDSRILVATPSNSAANLIAERLVQYKDKLSGSVIRLIANYLLDSENLPEVIKPFCATLDIAREETSKPNYQVRKDGINLNCQTSFVGRHRVTIGTCFCLGTLAQMGLPRGHFTHVIVDEAGQATEPEIMIPLTFVDKESCQIILAGDPMQLGPVIVSKYCVEYGMDESYLSRILQTFPYQRDFEAYQDGFNKKLVTKLNYNYRSLEEVLELPSKMFYDGSLVPKMDRSETWVAKCINTCSEVFDSTERVTGGIFVYGIKGVNARAEDSPSWFNLEEAAMVAMTTCKLYKRNITLDDIGIITPYIAQAKYLRVLFESMGLPQPKIGTVEEFQGQERPIILISTVRSSEANLPEDRKHALGFVQNPKRLNVALTRAQVAVILFCNPHILCMDPLWGKVIAQSVKEDKYKGCDLPHMFENDNKNDDLLC, encoded by the exons ATGTTTACGTACATCTTCTCGTTCTTCAATAAATTTTTTGCCAAACAATCCGTGGATGAGGATGAGGAACAAACTAAAGAAAACTTTCTAGCAGAACAACTATTGgacattgaaattttaaaagaaGAGCAAGTTGAAACTGAAACAGTTAACAGGGAAATTCCAAGAAATGTGGCATGTTTCCAGAGGACAG GCTTGGTTACATTTGTAAGTGATGAAAACTACATTCTCATAGATGGACAACTTTATTTTGACTTGTCAGCCTACTCTATATCATGCCAAGTCAATGACAAAGTCTTATACCTGTGTTACAAGGATGACAATGACTCCATAATAGTAGTGAGAGTTCTGGAGAATCAAGGAATATTCTGGGGTGATTCTATGGATACTGAAGAAAACCAATTCCAAGTGATTGAGCATGTCATAATAGGAGAGGTTGACTTTAGACAGGAGAGGCTTGTTTATATGAAAGACagtgatttgaaatttgatctTGATGATGTAGAGGCAGGTTTTATACCAATGAAAGGGGATTGGCTGGAACTGAGGTGCAGCATTCAATGGCGGGATGATAAGCCTGCTGACATTTCTGCTGCCCAG gtATTGAAAGTAATTTCATTAAAACCCTTGAGAAGCAAGGTGAAAAGTGCAGTTGTTACCAGCTGTTCTGGGGATGCAGGGATATGTGatagacagtttttttttaacaggcaATCTTTGCAAAATGGGACCATTCCTAATGTTGGTGCAAAA GTCATGGTGGAAGCAATTGAAAGCAATCAAGGTGCTTGTACTTGGAGAGTTATCAAAATGATAATCACCGATAATCaaataacacaaaataatacagaaCATCAAACTTCTGAAGAGAATATAACACTAGACCTGGAACGAGACAAAAAACTTTTGGTTACCCATCCACTTAAATTTGAGAATGTCAACATCCACCAAACTGCAAATATTACATTGGATTTTACAAATAACAGTGatcaaacctattttataaataagtggATTATGCTCAGTAAAAAAAGGGACTCCCAGATTGGTGTAAAACCAAATCTCAATCGTCCATTCAAGTTATTCCCAGGACGTACATTTTCATTCACAATCACATGCTATCCTAAGTTTTTGGGGAGTACCAAGGAATGCTTGATAATTATGTTGAATGGGTTTCAAGTAAAACGATATATAGACATAAATATTGTCAGTGACAGTGTAGCACAGTTAAAATGCAACACAAATAATGCAGATTCAGGAATTAAATCTGAAGTggacaaaataaacataatgaaaGATGTGCGCAAAAACAGAGAGAAAAGTTTTATCCCAGGGGTGAGACCCGTGAAACCACCAAATTTCATTCCAGTGAAAGTGGGTGCATTCCCAATACCTGATAGAGTATGGGCAGCTGTTCTAGGTGACTCTGAACAAGCAATTTATGGTAATGATTATGACAAGATATTAGACCGATTAGAAACTGCATTACCATGCTTATGCCAAGAATTAACAGTAAGTAATTACCTCGATAGATGGCACACATTACTGTACATGGAAGAAATACAAGCAAACATTAATATGAGGGTCTATGACATGTCAAAAGTGTTCCTCATTCACTGCCAGGAGTATTTGGGCATAGAAATTAAAGGTTTATGTGAGAGAAGGCCTAGTTTGATTAAAGGGGACAGAGTGATTGTTAAAGACACCTGGAGTGTCGATTCTACACAGTACGAGGGCTATATTCATGCTATTAGAGGTGATTTGGTCTTACTAAAATTTAATCCCCAGTTTCATGAGACTTACTCGGGAAGTGATGTATCAGTTGAATTCCATTTCAACAGATCACCATCTAGGAGAGCTCACCAAGCTATCAATTTGGCCATCTCCAATTTAGGCCCAGATATACTGTTTCCGACGCGCATCGTATCTCGCCCCCTGCAGGTTTCCGCCAGTGAGGTAAGCAACCTACAATGGTATAATCAGAAATTAAATCCTGGTCAAAAGGCTGCTGTAACAAATATTCTCTCAGGAGAATGTCGTCCAATGCCGTACTGCATCTACGGACCTCCAGGAACAGGCAAAACTATAACTGTTATTGAGACCATATTGCAAATCATTTCTGTATTTCCGGACAGCAGAATTCTAGTAGCGACTCCATCCAACAGCGCGGCAAATCTGATCGCAGAGAGGCTCGTTCAATACAAAGATAAATTGTCTGGTTCTGTAATTCGACTTATTGCCAATTACCTGCTCGACTCCGAGAACTTGCCTGAAGTTATTAAGCCGTTTTGTGCGACCCTTGACATTGCTAGAGAGGAAACCAGTAAGCCGAATTATCAAGTCAGGAAAGATGGAATCAATCTGAACTGTCAGACATCGTTTGTCGGAAGACACCGTGTGACAATCGGCACTTGTTTTTGCCTTGGGACGCTGGCTCAGATGGGTCTACCTCGCGGCCATTTCACCCACGTCATTGTAGACGAAGCAGGGCaagcaacagaaccagaaatcATGATTCCCTTAACATTTGTAGACAAAGAAAGTTGCCAAATAATTCTAGCTGGCGACCCAATGCAATTAGGTCCCGTAATCGTATCAAAATACTGCGTAGAATATGGCATGGACGAATCATATTTGTCAAGGATCCTACAAACATTCCCGTATCAAAGAGATTTTGAGGCATATCAAGATGGgttcaacaaaaagttggtaacCAAGTTGAATTACAACTACAGATCTTTAGAAGAGGTTCTGGAACTGCCCAGTAAAATGTTTTACGACGGTTCCCTGGTTCCGAAAATGGATAGAAGCGAAACATGGGTCGCTAAATGTATAAATACTTGTTCGGAAGTTTTTGACTCTACAGAAAGGGTGACCGGCGGAATATTCGTTTATGGCATCAAGGGTGTGAATGCGAGAGCTGAGGACAGTCCTTCTTGGTTTAATCTTGAAGAAGCAGCAATGGTAGCCATGACTACTTGTAAGCTTTACAAGCGGAATATTACACTTGATGATATTGGTATCATCACACCCTATATTGCTCag GCAAAGTATTTGCGTGTGCTCTTTGAATCTATGGGACTTCCACAGCCAAAGATTGGTACTGTTGAAGAGTTTCAAGGACAGGAGAGGCCCATTATACTAATATCAACAGTGCGTTCCAGTGAAGCCAACTTGCCAGAAGATCGAAAACATGCTCTGGGCTTTGTTCAAAATCCAAAACGATTAAATGTTGCCTTGACAAGGGCTCAAGTTGCTGTGATCCTCTTTTGTAATCCGCATATTTTGTGCATGGATCCTCTGTGGGGCAAAGTAATAGCACAGTCTGTGAAAGAAGATAAATATAAAGGATGTGATTTACCCCATATGTTTGagaatgataataaaaatgacgacTTATTATGTTGA